GAAACCGGGTCGCTGGTGCTGGCCACCGGTTTTCGCCCGTACCGCCCGGCAACGGGGGAGTACGGTTTCGGCGCGCATCCGGAAGTCATCACCCTGAGCGATCTCATTTCCGCCATGCAGGGCAGGCAGATGGACGACGGATTCCTGCGGTTCCAGGGGCGGAAAATCCGGAGCATCGGCATGATCCACTGTGTCGGCAGCAGGCAAATTCCCGGAATTCACCCCGAAACCGAAGACGGGAAACTGAACGAATACTGCTCCCGCACCTGCTGCGCGTCCCTGCTGTCCGCGGCCAAGCAGATCCGTCTGCGCCACCCCCGAACGGCGGTCTACGATTTCTATCGGGACATTCGCACCTACGGCCGCGACCAGGAATCGCTTTACGAGGAGACGGCGCGAAACGGTGTCATCTTCTTCCGGTTCGAGCCCGAAGATGCGCCCCAGGTGGAAGCCGCCGCTTCGCTTGCGGAAATCGATCCCCTGAATGCAGAAGGCCGGTTCATCCCATCGGGAAGGCAGGCGGCTTCCGAAGCGTATCCCCTGACCGTCACCGTGAAAGACACCCTCACGTTCGGAGAGGAGATTCGAACCCCGGTGGATCTGGTGGTCCTCGCAACAGGCATGGAACCCGGCGATGTCGGTGATTTGGTGGATCAGTTGAAAATCCCGGTCGGAAACGACGGCTTTCTGCTCGAAGTCCACCCGAAGCTTCGGCCGGTCGAGCTTCCGGTACGCGGGCTGTTGCTGGCCGGAACCTGCCAGGCGCCCATGGATGTGGGGGAGGCCTGCAACGGCGCATCGGCGGCAGCCGTCAAGGCGGCAGCCCTGCTCGGCAAAGGCTATGTGGAGCTCGATCCGTTCGTTGCGGAAGTCGATCTGACCCGATGCGACGGCTGCGGCGCATGTGTGGAAGCCTGCATCCGGGAAGGCGCCCTGACCCTGGAGGATGTGTCCGCCGACGGCAGGTCCCAAAAGCGGCCGGTCGTCACGCCGGCCCTGTGCCTGGGCTGCGGGGCCTGTGTGGCCGTGTGTCCGCACAACGCCATCGATGTGGCCGGCTGGACCCTTCGCCAGTACGAAGCCATGGTGGATCGCATCGTGATGGAAGAGCCGATTGCCGCGTAATCAAGGAGAACATCATGGATTCGAAACATGTTCAACAAAGCGCCGATCCGGAGCGAAAACAGGCCCTGCAGGCGCTTCGGGCTTCCCGGAAAGCCTCGATTGCCCGGGCGACGGAGATGATGAAACGTCAGCGCAGGGAAACCCAGGCCATCCTGGCCTTTCTGGGAAAGGCTCCGGCCACGGTACCCGAGATTGCAGCCGCCACCGGCATGCCTTCCGCTGAAGTGCTCTGGTATGTCGCCGCTCTCAAGAAATACGGCCGGGTCGCCGAAGCCGAAAAGGATGAGGGGTATTATCGCTACCGATCGATCGAGGCGTCGGATGCTTCGCAAACCGGGGCCGCCGAAGGAGAACCGAAATGACCGCAGTCGATCCGACTTTTCACGAAGAGATGAAACGCTACGGTCAGGATTCCGTGCTGATGTGCTTTCACTGCGGAACCTGCGCAGCCGTCTGCCCATTGTTGGGCGAACACTTCCCCAGGCAGATGATCCGCTACGCGCAAATCGGCGCGAAGGAGCGGATCCTTGCCGGCGCCAGGGATCTGTGGCGGTGCCTGCACTGCGGACTCTGCACCCAGACCTGCCCCCGGGGCGCCAATCCGGGGGAGCTCATCCTGAGCCTCAAACGCTATGTGGCGGCATCCTGGAGGAGGGACTGATCATGTACCATCCCCGCTATCTGATCGACATTCTGGCCAACAATGTCCGGATGACCCGAAATCCGTTCGGAATTCCCAAGGCGCTGCTCAACCGCTGGCATACCGGCCTGAATATGCCGAAGTCCTCCCATGCCATGCTGTTTACGGGGTTGATGTACCAGTTTGCGCCCTACATCGAGACATCCACGCAGTACCTGGCCCAATTTGAAGATACCCCTTGGGAGGATGCCATCCGGCATACGCGCTGGGTGCCCGGATATGTTTCCGGAATGGGACTCTGGTCGATGACATCCCGAAAACATGCCCGCGAGGCCGACCTTCCCCTGAAGCGGATTGCACGGATTCTGCAGCGCTGCAGCGTCGATTTCGGATATGACCCCGAACTCGATGAGTACAGCGGCGTGCTCCTGTATGATCTGGGCGCCCAGGATGCATTTCTGAGGCATGCCCGGTTTGTCGCGGAAAAACTTCGGCATGCCGGCGTTCAAAAAATCATCACGGTCGATCCGCACACGACCTATACCCTGAAAGTGCTCTACCCGA
The sequence above is drawn from the Desulfatirhabdium butyrativorans DSM 18734 genome and encodes:
- a CDS encoding CoB--CoM heterodisulfide reductase iron-sulfur subunit A family protein, whose protein sequence is MEEHDQSQKPSADAARVGVYICYCGGNISDHVDVEKVRERVEKLPEVTVARTNMFMCSDPGQEMILEDLRTGKCDRVVVASCSPSLHEGTFRSAIERAEKNPYIYDHANIREQVSWVHHGEAATDKAFHLIAMASAKARQLSDLNPIRVPAKRHATVIGGGVAGLRAAIDLAENGIEVALLEKTPFLGGNVAKLDRLAPTGESARTLLEELAAQVLSHSRIRIYGCTEIQSVGGYVGNFQLKARIDRSAWKRLLDDLPNRFSLNAGAFFPGKGVLIDARPPEIDEIALETGSLVLATGFRPYRPATGEYGFGAHPEVITLSDLISAMQGRQMDDGFLRFQGRKIRSIGMIHCVGSRQIPGIHPETEDGKLNEYCSRTCCASLLSAAKQIRLRHPRTAVYDFYRDIRTYGRDQESLYEETARNGVIFFRFEPEDAPQVEAAASLAEIDPLNAEGRFIPSGRQAASEAYPLTVTVKDTLTFGEEIRTPVDLVVLATGMEPGDVGDLVDQLKIPVGNDGFLLEVHPKLRPVELPVRGLLLAGTCQAPMDVGEACNGASAAAVKAAALLGKGYVELDPFVAEVDLTRCDGCGACVEACIREGALTLEDVSADGRSQKRPVVTPALCLGCGACVAVCPHNAIDVAGWTLRQYEAMVDRIVMEEPIAA
- a CDS encoding 4Fe-4S dicluster domain-containing protein encodes the protein MTAVDPTFHEEMKRYGQDSVLMCFHCGTCAAVCPLLGEHFPRQMIRYAQIGAKERILAGARDLWRCLHCGLCTQTCPRGANPGELILSLKRYVAASWRRD